A window from Suncus etruscus isolate mSunEtr1 chromosome 18, mSunEtr1.pri.cur, whole genome shotgun sequence encodes these proteins:
- the LOC125995887 gene encoding olfactory receptor 2W1-like, translated as MDHGNSTTNFILLGFSEWPQLERIISVVVLIFYVVIMVGNTTIILVSYFDTQLHTTMYFFLSNLSFLDLCYTNSVIPQMLVNLWSPEKSITYIGCLFQAAVALDLGATECLLLAVMAYDRYAAVCQPLHYMVIMHPQLCQKMVLAAWLSTLVCSLTISFLAFSLPRCGHQEVDNFFCEILDLIKIACAYSKVLEIVFLALTVLFLLVPLSVILISYGVITRAVIRIKSAKRWQKLLNTCGSHLTVVTLYYGTLIYMYMKPQNNSFQNEGKFIALVYMIIIPSLNPLIYSLRNKDVKNAVKRILCAKYWTTKL; from the coding sequence ATGGACCATGGAAACTCCACCACAAACTTCATCCTTCTGGGCTTTTCTGAATGGCCCCAACTAGAACGCATCATCTCAGTGGTTGTTCTCATCTTCTATGTTGTGATCATGGTGGGAAACACAACGATCATTCTAGTGTCTTACTTCGATACCCAGCTCCATACTACCATGTATTTCTTCCTATCCAATCTTTCCTTTTTAGATCTCTGTTACACGAATAGCGTTATCCCCCAGATGCTGGTCAATCTGTGGAGCCCAGAAAAGTCTATCACATACATTGGCTGTCTGTTCCAAGCTGCTGTTGCCCTGGACTTGGGAGCCACCGAATGTCTCCTACTAGCCGtgatggcctatgaccgctatgCTGCTGTCTGCCAACCTCTTCACTACATGGTCATTATGCACCCTCAGCTCTGCCAGAAGATGGTGTTGGCTGCCTGGTTAAGTACTCTTGTGTGTTCCTTAACCATTTCCTTCTTGGCATTCTCATTGCCACGTTGTGGACACCAAGAAGTGGATAATTTTTTCTGTGAGATACTAGATCTCATCAAGATTGCTTGTGCCTATTCCAAAGTACTTGAAATTGTTTTTCTTGCTCTCACAGTTCTATTTCTTCTGGTGCCTCTATCAGTCATTCTCATCTCCTATGGAGTGATCACGCGGGCTGTCATAAGGATCAAGtcagcaaaaaggtggcagaagcTCCTCAATACCTGTGGTTCCCACCTCACAGTGGTGACTCTCTATTATGGGACactcatatatatgtacatgaagCCCCAGAACAATTCATTCCAAAATGAGGGCAAGTTCATTGCTCTTGTCTACATGATAATTATACCCAGCCTTAACCCACTCATCTACTCTTTAagaaacaaagatgtaaagaatgCAGTGAAGAGAATCCTGTGTGCAAAATACTGGACAACAAAGCTATAA